Proteins encoded by one window of Maliibacterium massiliense:
- the rsxC gene encoding electron transport complex subunit RsxC translates to MSAKKFSFKGGCFPLHHRQQGKAPTSALPIENADVPSQVVVPLRQHIGAPCQSLVKAGDSVRMGQLIGQSKAFVSANVHAPVSGTVKLVGMAPATSQQSVPCIVIENDGLDTPDEALLQTGKVDLASADAKTLLARVQQAGIVGMGGATFPAHVKLSPDTPVDVLLVNGAECEPYATCDERLMCEEPETIVRGIQIALRILGAERALVGIEKNKPEAIAAMRAACAQDARIEVVPLRVKYPQGSELHLMYTLTGRKVRVGERPTHAGVVVQNVGTLHAVARAVDEHMPLISRVVTVTGAVKQPRNLRVRIGTPFSALLAQCGGMTCEGGKVIAGGPMTGPAQHTLEVPVAKGTTAVLVLPPAEAALPEAGPCIRCGRCVDICPMGLEPIFISAYMLRDETEKLEGLHADACIACGSCSFICPAKLPLTQGCVLARDYVRKHKAKA, encoded by the coding sequence ATGTCGGCAAAAAAGTTTTCCTTTAAGGGCGGCTGTTTTCCGCTGCATCACCGGCAGCAGGGCAAGGCACCCACAAGCGCCTTGCCCATTGAAAACGCGGATGTCCCAAGCCAGGTGGTGGTGCCGCTGCGCCAGCATATCGGCGCGCCGTGCCAGAGCCTGGTCAAAGCGGGAGACAGCGTGCGCATGGGGCAGCTGATCGGCCAGAGCAAGGCGTTTGTCTCGGCCAACGTACACGCACCCGTCTCGGGTACGGTCAAGCTGGTGGGCATGGCGCCTGCCACGAGCCAGCAGAGCGTGCCCTGCATCGTGATTGAAAACGACGGGCTGGATACGCCCGACGAAGCGTTGCTGCAAACCGGCAAGGTGGATTTGGCCAGCGCGGATGCCAAGACGCTGCTTGCGCGCGTGCAGCAGGCGGGCATTGTGGGCATGGGCGGCGCGACTTTCCCCGCGCACGTCAAGCTTTCGCCCGATACGCCGGTGGATGTGCTTCTTGTCAACGGCGCGGAGTGTGAGCCATACGCCACGTGCGACGAGCGCCTGATGTGCGAAGAGCCCGAGACGATTGTGCGCGGCATCCAGATTGCGCTGCGTATTTTGGGCGCGGAGCGCGCGCTGGTGGGCATTGAAAAGAACAAGCCCGAGGCCATTGCGGCGATGCGCGCGGCATGCGCGCAGGACGCGCGCATCGAGGTGGTGCCCCTGCGCGTCAAATACCCGCAGGGCAGCGAGCTGCATCTGATGTACACCCTCACGGGCCGCAAGGTGCGCGTGGGCGAGCGCCCCACCCACGCGGGCGTGGTGGTGCAGAACGTGGGCACGCTGCACGCGGTGGCGCGCGCGGTGGATGAGCACATGCCGCTGATCTCGCGCGTGGTCACGGTCACCGGCGCGGTCAAACAGCCCCGCAACCTGCGCGTGCGCATCGGCACGCCCTTTTCGGCGCTGCTTGCCCAGTGCGGCGGCATGACGTGCGAGGGGGGCAAGGTGATCGCGGGTGGCCCCATGACAGGGCCTGCGCAGCACACACTTGAGGTGCCCGTGGCCAAGGGCACCACGGCGGTGCTGGTGCTGCCCCCCGCAGAGGCGGCGCTGCCCGAGGCGGGGCCCTGCATACGCTGCGGGCGGTGCGTGGACATCTGCCCCATGGGCCTGGAGCCTATCTTTATCTCCGCCTATATGCTGCGCGATGAAACGGAAAAGCTCGAGGGGCTGCATGCCGACGCATGCATCGCGTGCGGCAGCTGTTCCTTCATATGTCCGGCAAAACTGCCGCTGACGCAGGGCTGCGTGCTGGCGCGCGATTACGTGCGCAAGCACAAGGCAAAAGCGTAG
- a CDS encoding electron transport complex subunit E, translating to MARKAKENKLSFVFLNGILGENPTFRLLLGMCPTLATTTSVQNGFAMGLAATFVLVGSNLVVSLLKNFIPEKVRIPSYVVIIASFVTVVQLLMEAFVPALYAALGIFIPLIVVNCIILARAESFASKNGPVSSVFDGLGIGIGFTLALTLISSVREILGSGTWFGLRVMPAAYTDIAILRMPPGGFITLGILIALINIVVRRIQKGRAAKKGETA from the coding sequence ATGGCACGCAAGGCGAAGGAAAACAAGCTGTCGTTCGTCTTTCTCAACGGCATTTTGGGGGAAAACCCCACATTCCGGCTACTGCTGGGCATGTGCCCGACACTCGCCACCACCACCAGCGTACAGAACGGCTTTGCCATGGGCCTGGCCGCTACCTTTGTGCTGGTGGGCTCCAACCTGGTGGTCTCCCTGCTGAAGAACTTTATTCCGGAAAAGGTGCGCATTCCGTCCTACGTGGTGATCATCGCATCGTTTGTCACGGTGGTGCAGCTGCTGATGGAGGCCTTTGTGCCGGCGCTCTACGCCGCGCTGGGGATCTTTATCCCGCTGATTGTGGTCAACTGCATCATACTGGCGCGCGCCGAGTCCTTTGCGAGCAAAAACGGCCCCGTATCCTCCGTCTTTGACGGGCTGGGCATCGGCATCGGCTTTACGCTGGCGCTGACGCTCATCTCCTCGGTGCGCGAGATCTTGGGCAGCGGCACGTGGTTCGGCCTGCGGGTAATGCCCGCCGCCTACACGGATATCGCCATACTGCGCATGCCCCCCGGCGGCTTTATTACGCTGGGCATCCTCATTGCGCTGATCAATATCGTGGTGCGCCGCATCCAGAAGGGCAGGGCGGCCAAGAAAGGGGAGACGGCCTGA
- a CDS encoding leucine-rich repeat domain-containing protein: MNRTTRAMRVLAIIVLAAMLLGVAGCQSVSAALEGKTRVRWREQAIGDAVAQALGKKYVFFEDLDDVKELTVQSQTPIDIGEVAALPALEKLDLSACKVTDYSVLMAAPKLQTLYVGGDADYAQHIDALGMLQASIPVNDIDTDANYWSKQAVRFFEPAVENAVRAALQKPVGQLTMAETRALRQLKLENVSFASLADLVQCPQLYELTISGCSLTDLQVVTPLTGLLYLNVDNNQITDISAITALAHLQVFSAADNQIRDIAPLRALSALRGVSLNNNPVENHAVLAELTGLEQLGLAHNGLEQVDFLAGLTQLKMLWLDNNRLADLAPLAGLTRLEVLSVGGNRLTSLAPIAPLTGLQKLYAPANNLWDMSEIAHLTNLDTLSLTLNNVMDVRPIAALPKLVSLDIFSNPVVDFAPLADLNRQWAHIDVDLNLARQATDKARQVAKVLLKAGMTDGEKVRAAHDYVCRNTRYDHAAADAGALGYETQSLYASMIRGEAVCVGYAEGVAVLCANMGVAAAVVTGTGDGVAHAWNLVYIDGQPRYVDATWDDPDHGSVIYRDYLLVDAEAFRQGHTWDEELYLRARVRLPQEQAA, from the coding sequence TTGAACCGAACCACACGCGCCATGCGCGTGCTTGCAATCATCGTGCTTGCCGCAATGCTGCTGGGCGTTGCGGGATGCCAGAGCGTCTCTGCGGCGCTGGAGGGCAAGACGCGCGTGCGGTGGCGCGAGCAGGCGATCGGCGATGCGGTCGCGCAGGCACTGGGAAAGAAATACGTCTTTTTTGAGGATTTGGATGATGTCAAAGAGCTGACGGTACAGAGCCAGACGCCCATTGACATCGGCGAGGTGGCGGCGCTGCCCGCGCTGGAAAAGCTGGATTTGAGCGCCTGCAAGGTGACGGATTACAGCGTGCTGATGGCTGCGCCCAAGCTGCAGACGCTCTACGTGGGCGGCGATGCCGATTACGCGCAGCACATTGACGCGCTGGGCATGCTGCAGGCCAGCATTCCGGTCAACGACATCGACACCGACGCCAATTACTGGAGCAAACAAGCGGTGCGCTTTTTTGAGCCTGCTGTGGAAAACGCGGTGCGCGCGGCGTTGCAAAAGCCGGTGGGGCAGCTCACCATGGCCGAGACGCGCGCGCTGCGCCAGCTCAAGCTGGAAAATGTCTCCTTTGCATCGCTGGCGGACCTGGTGCAGTGTCCGCAGCTCTATGAGCTGACGATCAGCGGCTGCAGTCTTACCGACCTGCAGGTGGTGACACCTCTGACGGGCCTGCTGTACCTGAACGTGGACAACAACCAGATCACGGATATCTCCGCCATAACGGCGCTTGCGCATCTGCAGGTGTTTTCCGCAGCGGATAACCAGATCAGGGATATCGCGCCCCTGCGCGCGCTCTCCGCGCTGCGGGGCGTATCGCTGAACAACAACCCCGTTGAAAACCACGCGGTGCTCGCGGAGCTGACCGGCCTGGAGCAGCTGGGCCTGGCGCACAATGGCTTGGAACAGGTGGACTTTCTGGCAGGCTTGACGCAGCTAAAGATGCTGTGGCTGGACAACAACAGGTTGGCGGACCTCGCGCCCCTTGCGGGCCTGACGCGCCTGGAGGTGCTCTCGGTGGGCGGCAACCGGCTGACCAGCCTTGCGCCCATCGCGCCCTTGACGGGCCTGCAGAAGCTCTATGCGCCCGCAAACAATCTGTGGGATATGTCCGAGATCGCGCATTTGACCAATCTAGATACGCTCTCGCTGACCCTCAACAATGTGATGGACGTGCGTCCCATTGCTGCGCTGCCTAAGCTTGTATCGCTGGATATTTTCAGCAACCCGGTGGTGGATTTTGCGCCGCTGGCCGATCTTAACCGGCAGTGGGCGCACATCGATGTGGACCTAAATCTGGCGCGCCAGGCGACCGATAAGGCGCGCCAGGTGGCCAAAGTGCTGCTGAAGGCTGGCATGACTGATGGTGAGAAGGTGCGCGCCGCGCATGATTACGTGTGCCGCAACACGCGTTACGACCATGCGGCGGCCGATGCGGGCGCGCTGGGGTATGAGACGCAGTCCCTCTACGCCTCCATGATACGGGGCGAGGCGGTGTGCGTGGGCTACGCGGAAGGCGTGGCGGTGCTGTGCGCCAACATGGGCGTGGCCGCTGCCGTGGTCACGGGCACGGGGGACGGCGTCGCCCATGCGTGGAATTTGGTGTACATCGACGGTCAGCCGCGCTACGTGGACGCCACATGGGATGATCCGGACCACGGCAGCGTGATCTACCGGGACTATCTGCTGGTGGATGCGGAGGCCTTCCGCCAGGGACACACGTGGGATGAGGAGCTGTACCTGCGCGCGCGCGTGCGGCTGCCGCAGGAGCAGGCAGCCTGA
- a CDS encoding RnfABCDGE type electron transport complex subunit G encodes MHEAMRMVLRLGLICLIAALVLGGVYAITKDPIEQQRLAANNEARRIIMKDASDFKLLDLEAFEGDADVLEVAQALSGGDVIGYTFSVMTTGYGGDMQLMVGISSDGNVTGVHVGTNAETAGVGSKVTEDDFKGQFAGKSAAQALEVGSDINAITGATVSSRAVTKGVNAAIAYYNQFLKGGAQ; translated from the coding sequence ATGCATGAAGCAATGCGTATGGTCCTGCGGCTGGGCCTCATCTGCCTGATCGCCGCGCTGGTGCTGGGCGGCGTGTACGCCATTACCAAGGACCCCATCGAGCAGCAGCGCTTGGCGGCCAACAACGAGGCGCGCCGCATCATCATGAAGGATGCCTCAGACTTTAAACTGCTGGACCTTGAGGCGTTTGAAGGTGATGCGGATGTGCTGGAGGTGGCGCAGGCCCTTTCGGGCGGCGATGTGATCGGCTACACGTTCTCGGTGATGACCACCGGCTACGGCGGCGATATGCAGTTGATGGTGGGCATCTCCAGCGACGGCAACGTCACGGGCGTGCACGTGGGCACCAACGCCGAGACCGCGGGCGTGGGCTCCAAGGTAACGGAGGACGACTTCAAGGGCCAGTTTGCCGGCAAATCCGCCGCGCAGGCGCTGGAGGTGGGCAGCGATATCAACGCCATCACCGGCGCGACGGTGTCCAGCCGCGCGGTGACCAAGGGCGTCAACGCGGCCATTGCCTATTACAACCAGTTCCTCAAAGGGGGTGCGCAGTGA
- a CDS encoding RnfABCDGE type electron transport complex subunit D has product MQQNQPKYYVAPAPHIFHQDNTRRIMLDVSIALLPACIAGILFFGWAAAWVLVASVVSALAFEALYERLAGKPVTLYDGSALVTGLLLGMNLPATVPLWVPIFGAAFAIIIVKQFFGGLGGNFVNPALAARVVLAISFAGLMTKWTLTEPMLDAQAAAGVVDTVSLATPLAVLKNGSLSRMPDLWSVFVGNHPGCIGETSTLALLAGGLYLFARRVIDWRVTLPYLASVFVMTLLINNPAFSVMVPLYHLCSGGLMLGAIFMATDYVTSPVSKGGRIIFGLGCGVLTSVFRLFGNATEGVSYAILLMNLVSPLIDRGVRPRVFAASEVKRHA; this is encoded by the coding sequence ATGCAGCAAAATCAACCCAAGTACTATGTAGCGCCCGCGCCCCATATCTTTCATCAGGATAATACCCGGCGCATCATGCTGGACGTCAGCATCGCGCTGCTTCCGGCCTGCATCGCGGGCATCCTGTTCTTCGGCTGGGCGGCGGCCTGGGTGCTGGTCGCCTCGGTCGTATCTGCCCTGGCGTTTGAGGCGCTCTACGAGCGCTTAGCGGGCAAACCCGTCACCCTTTATGACGGAAGCGCGCTGGTGACCGGCCTGCTGCTGGGCATGAACCTGCCCGCCACGGTGCCCCTGTGGGTGCCCATCTTCGGCGCCGCGTTTGCCATCATCATCGTCAAGCAGTTTTTCGGCGGGCTGGGAGGCAACTTTGTCAACCCCGCGCTTGCCGCGCGCGTGGTGCTGGCCATCTCCTTTGCGGGGCTGATGACCAAGTGGACGCTGACCGAGCCGATGCTCGACGCGCAGGCCGCCGCGGGCGTGGTGGATACCGTTTCGCTGGCCACGCCGCTTGCGGTGCTGAAAAACGGATCCCTTTCGCGCATGCCCGATCTTTGGAGCGTCTTTGTGGGCAACCACCCTGGCTGTATCGGCGAGACCAGCACGTTGGCGCTGCTGGCGGGCGGGCTGTACCTGTTTGCGCGCAGGGTGATCGACTGGCGCGTCACGCTGCCGTACCTTGCAAGCGTGTTTGTGATGACGCTTCTGATCAACAACCCGGCGTTTTCCGTTATGGTGCCGCTGTACCACCTGTGCTCCGGCGGCCTTATGCTGGGCGCCATCTTTATGGCGACGGACTACGTCACCTCGCCGGTGAGCAAAGGGGGACGCATCATCTTTGGCTTAGGCTGCGGCGTGCTGACCTCGGTGTTCCGCCTCTTTGGCAACGCCACCGAGGGCGTGAGCTACGCCATCTTGCTGATGAACCTTGTATCCCCCCTGATCGATCGGGGCGTGCGTCCCCGCGTATTTGCCGCATCGGAGGTGAAGCGCCATGCATGA
- a CDS encoding rod shape-determining protein, translated as MFKRSFLARGGMAIDLGTANILVYMRDRGIVLREPSVVAVQAEKGERRVVAVGEEAKRMIGRTPGSITAIRPLQDGVIADCEVTEVMLKYLVKKARGKTHLFSTKPNVVICVPCGVTPVERRAVEDAILQAGAHDAMIVEEPLAAAIGAKLPILEPTGTMVVDIGGGTTEVAIVSLGAIVIGKSIRVGGNRLDSAITTFIRKEFNMAIGEQTAEELKIGLGSVYPMQNEAHATIRGIDMESHLPATLQVSSRDIYEALREPAEAIVDVVHQTLEEAPPELSADIMARGITLAGGGALLLGIDALLHSETGIPIHIAENPLDCVVMGAGAIVDDPDLMRAVEMTIL; from the coding sequence ATGTTTAAGCGCAGCTTTCTGGCACGCGGCGGCATGGCCATTGACCTTGGCACCGCGAATATCTTGGTATATATGCGCGATCGGGGCATCGTGCTTCGGGAGCCGTCGGTGGTGGCGGTGCAGGCGGAAAAAGGGGAGCGCCGCGTGGTGGCGGTGGGCGAGGAAGCTAAGCGGATGATCGGCCGCACGCCCGGCAGCATCACGGCCATCCGGCCGCTGCAGGACGGCGTGATCGCCGACTGCGAGGTGACCGAGGTCATGCTCAAGTACCTGGTAAAAAAGGCGCGCGGCAAGACGCACCTGTTTTCTACCAAACCCAACGTGGTCATCTGCGTGCCCTGTGGGGTAACGCCGGTGGAGCGCCGGGCGGTGGAGGACGCGATCCTGCAGGCGGGCGCGCATGACGCGATGATCGTGGAGGAACCGCTGGCCGCGGCCATTGGGGCCAAGTTGCCCATATTGGAGCCCACGGGCACCATGGTGGTGGACATCGGCGGCGGCACCACGGAGGTGGCCATCGTCTCGCTGGGCGCGATCGTCATCGGCAAGTCCATCCGCGTGGGCGGCAACCGCCTGGACAGCGCCATTACCACCTTTATCCGCAAGGAGTTCAACATGGCCATCGGCGAGCAGACGGCCGAGGAGCTTAAGATCGGCCTGGGGTCGGTGTACCCCATGCAGAACGAGGCGCACGCGACCATCCGCGGCATCGATATGGAGAGCCACCTGCCCGCCACGCTGCAGGTCAGCTCCCGGGATATCTACGAGGCGCTGCGCGAGCCCGCCGAGGCGATTGTGGACGTGGTGCATCAGACGCTGGAGGAGGCGCCCCCCGAGCTTTCAGCGGATATCATGGCGCGCGGAATCACGCTTGCGGGGGGCGGCGCGCTGCTGCTTGGCATTGACGCGCTGCTGCACAGCGAGACGGGCATCCCTATCCACATCGCGGAAAATCCGCTGGACTGCGTGGTCATGGGCGCGGGCGCCATCGTGGACGACCCCGACCTGATGCGCGCGGTGGAGATGACCATCCTCTGA
- a CDS encoding GtrA family protein, translated as MPDQTRPRAPTSFWRRFGGFIKYTGAGVVNTCVNYAVYMLALGLHAHYLAAGALGHIAGVTSGYLLNTRYVFRQKKRWQSAARFAVVHTLTLGVNLLLLYLLVSVAGIPKSVAQLLAVPAGGMIGYFLNRHWTFGHGQND; from the coding sequence GTGCCTGATCAGACGCGCCCGCGTGCGCCGACATCATTTTGGAGACGCTTTGGCGGCTTCATCAAATACACCGGCGCAGGGGTGGTCAATACCTGCGTCAATTATGCGGTGTACATGCTGGCGCTGGGACTGCACGCGCACTATCTGGCTGCGGGCGCGCTGGGACACATCGCAGGGGTGACGAGCGGATACCTGCTCAACACGCGCTATGTGTTCCGCCAAAAAAAGCGGTGGCAAAGCGCAGCGCGCTTTGCCGTGGTGCACACGCTGACGCTGGGCGTCAACCTGCTGCTGCTCTACCTGCTGGTGAGCGTCGCGGGCATCCCCAAAAGCGTTGCCCAGCTACTGGCTGTGCCGGCGGGGGGTATGATCGGCTATTTTCTCAACCGGCATTGGACATTTGGCCATGGACAAAACGATTGA
- a CDS encoding DUF362 domain-containing protein, producing the protein MSASDANHSSPNVYMTTDISPQGLMAAYAALHWTPQGNVAVKLSTGEAGNNYYLSPRLIEPLVAQVKGTIIECNTAYDGARAKTDDHCKVAHDHGFTAIADVDIMDAEGSVSLPVSGGKNLKENIVGAHFLRYDSCLVLSHFKGHAMGGFGGAIKNIAIGIASREGKAWIHSAGTSRTNPWGGAQDPFLESMAEAAKSISDHLGQGARITYINVMNFLSVDCDCDSNPAAPDMQDIGILASHDPVALDQACWIWSTARLTAHRSSSAWSRATACTPWRMPKPSAWAAAPIRWCSCKRAA; encoded by the coding sequence ATGTCTGCATCTGACGCAAACCATTCCTCCCCCAATGTATACATGACCACCGATATCAGTCCCCAGGGGCTGATGGCCGCCTACGCGGCGCTGCACTGGACGCCGCAGGGCAATGTCGCGGTCAAGCTCAGCACCGGCGAGGCAGGCAATAACTACTACCTCTCGCCCCGGCTGATAGAGCCGCTGGTGGCACAGGTGAAGGGCACCATCATCGAGTGCAACACCGCCTACGACGGCGCGCGCGCCAAAACGGACGACCACTGCAAGGTCGCGCACGACCATGGCTTTACCGCCATTGCGGATGTGGACATCATGGACGCGGAGGGTTCCGTCAGTCTGCCCGTTTCGGGCGGCAAGAACCTTAAGGAAAACATCGTGGGCGCGCATTTTTTGCGCTACGATTCCTGCCTGGTGCTGAGCCACTTCAAGGGGCACGCCATGGGCGGCTTCGGCGGGGCGATCAAAAACATTGCCATCGGCATCGCCTCGCGCGAGGGCAAGGCGTGGATCCACAGCGCGGGCACCAGCCGGACCAATCCCTGGGGCGGCGCGCAGGACCCGTTCCTAGAATCCATGGCCGAGGCGGCAAAGTCCATCTCGGACCATCTGGGCCAGGGGGCGCGCATCACCTACATCAACGTAATGAACTTCCTGTCCGTGGACTGCGACTGCGACAGCAACCCCGCCGCACCGGACATGCAGGATATCGGCATCCTTGCCTCCCACGATCCCGTCGCGCTCGACCAGGCGTGTTGGATTTGGTCTACAGCGCGCCTGACGGCGCATCGCTCATCGAGCGCATGGAGTCGCGCAACGGCCTGCACACCCTGGCGCATGCCGAAGCCATCGGCCTGGGCAGCCGCGCCTATACGCTGGTGCAGCTGTAAGCGCGCAGCGTAG
- a CDS encoding RnfABCDGE type electron transport complex subunit B — MTEPVKIILYSLLVLVGLGVVFGAVLAFAAKAFAVKSDPRVAKVREALPGANCGACGYSGCDAYANAIVEQGASVSLCPVGGAAVADKVAEVMGTGKEERARYVATVACRGGREQAKRKGVYDGAADCRAAMLVGGNKMCTYGCIGLGNCVRACPYDAIAINERGVADVSKEKCRACGLCVEACPKHIIALVPYDRVVQVGCRALERGRAVRDACSVGCIGCGLCAKTCPNDAITITDNIPVVDYKKCIGCGKCAEKCPTGAIYIDD; from the coding sequence ATGACAGAACCGGTGAAAATCATCCTGTATTCGCTGCTGGTGCTGGTGGGGCTGGGCGTCGTGTTCGGCGCGGTGCTCGCCTTTGCCGCCAAAGCATTTGCCGTAAAGAGCGACCCGCGCGTGGCTAAGGTGCGCGAGGCCCTGCCTGGCGCCAACTGTGGCGCGTGCGGCTATAGCGGCTGCGACGCGTACGCAAATGCCATCGTGGAGCAAGGGGCCTCCGTATCCCTCTGCCCGGTGGGCGGCGCGGCTGTGGCCGACAAGGTGGCGGAGGTCATGGGCACGGGCAAGGAGGAGCGCGCGCGTTATGTGGCCACCGTCGCCTGCCGCGGCGGGCGCGAACAGGCCAAGCGCAAGGGCGTCTACGACGGCGCGGCGGACTGCCGCGCGGCCATGCTGGTGGGCGGCAACAAGATGTGCACGTACGGCTGCATCGGCCTGGGCAACTGCGTGCGCGCATGTCCCTATGACGCCATTGCGATCAATGAGCGGGGCGTGGCGGACGTATCCAAGGAGAAGTGCAGGGCCTGCGGACTGTGCGTGGAGGCGTGCCCCAAGCACATCATCGCCCTGGTGCCCTACGACCGCGTGGTGCAGGTAGGCTGCCGCGCGCTGGAGCGGGGCCGCGCGGTGCGCGACGCGTGCAGCGTGGGCTGCATCGGCTGCGGGCTGTGCGCAAAAACGTGCCCCAACGACGCGATCACCATCACGGACAACATCCCAGTGGTGGACTACAAAAAATGCATCGGCTGCGGCAAGTGCGCAGAAAAATGCCCCACTGGCGCCATCTATATCGACGACTGA
- the rsxA gene encoding electron transport complex subunit RsxA, with translation MKIFLIMLGAILINNYVLSRFLGICPFLGVSKRVSTAVGMGMAVTFVIALASVFTWLLQRLVLDPLGIGYLQTIAFILVIAALVQFVEMFLQKSSPSLYRALGVYLPLITTNCAVLGVALININAKYTFLEALFNGVGAALGFTLAIVLFAGIRERLELADIPEPLKGFPIALISAGLMSAAFSGFASLQGLLG, from the coding sequence ATGAAGATCTTTTTGATTATGCTCGGCGCGATTCTGATCAACAACTATGTGCTGTCGCGCTTTTTGGGCATCTGCCCGTTCCTTGGCGTCTCCAAGCGCGTGAGCACGGCGGTGGGCATGGGCATGGCGGTGACGTTCGTCATCGCGCTGGCGTCGGTGTTTACATGGCTGCTGCAGCGCCTGGTGCTCGATCCGCTGGGCATCGGCTATCTGCAGACCATCGCCTTTATCCTGGTGATCGCGGCGCTGGTGCAGTTTGTGGAGATGTTTCTGCAGAAGAGCAGCCCCTCGCTCTACCGGGCGCTGGGCGTCTACCTGCCGCTGATCACCACCAACTGTGCGGTGCTGGGTGTGGCGCTGATCAACATCAACGCCAAGTACACGTTCCTGGAGGCGCTCTTCAACGGCGTGGGCGCGGCACTTGGCTTTACGCTGGCCATCGTGCTGTTTGCGGGCATCCGCGAGCGGCTGGAGCTTGCGGATATACCCGAGCCGCTCAAGGGCTTTCCCATCGCGCTGATCTCGGCAGGGCTGATGTCGGCGGCGTTCAGCGGGTTTGCCAGCCTGCAGGGCCTGTTGGGCTGA
- a CDS encoding transketolase C-terminal domain-containing protein — MRTAFASMMADMMAKDERIVMLDADLARAHATWDLRNQFPGRAIDVGIAEQSLVSVSAGLSAYGFIPVAATFTPFMARRACDQITISGVYAKQNVKLIGSDPGITAETNGGTHMSVEDIGCLRSIPNLVICEPADNTQLAQLWPQIINYVGPVYMRMCRKAVVKPIFTDNDKFDLFKAYKMKDGKDVSIFATSIEVEEAKAAVEMLSAEGIDAELIAVHTIKPIDKEAIIASVKKTGCAVTCENSNVVGGFRAAVLEAISEDCPVPVRGIGIQDHFGEVGFVPFLKEKYGMRAEDIVKAAKSIIAKK; from the coding sequence CGCATCGTCATGCTCGATGCCGACCTGGCCCGTGCACATGCAACCTGGGATCTGCGCAATCAGTTCCCCGGGCGTGCCATCGATGTGGGCATCGCCGAGCAGAGCCTGGTCTCCGTCTCCGCGGGCCTGTCCGCCTATGGGTTTATCCCGGTAGCCGCCACGTTCACGCCGTTTATGGCGCGCCGTGCCTGCGACCAGATCACCATCTCGGGCGTCTATGCCAAGCAGAACGTCAAACTGATCGGTTCTGACCCTGGCATCACCGCTGAGACCAACGGTGGCACCCATATGAGTGTGGAAGATATCGGCTGCCTGCGCAGCATTCCCAACCTGGTGATCTGCGAACCTGCCGATAACACCCAGCTTGCCCAGCTGTGGCCCCAGATCATCAACTATGTCGGCCCCGTGTACATGCGCATGTGCCGCAAAGCGGTCGTCAAGCCCATCTTCACGGATAACGACAAGTTTGACCTGTTCAAAGCCTACAAGATGAAGGACGGTAAGGATGTCTCCATCTTTGCCACCAGCATCGAGGTGGAGGAAGCCAAAGCGGCTGTGGAAATGCTCAGCGCCGAGGGTATCGATGCGGAGCTCATCGCCGTGCACACCATCAAGCCGATTGACAAGGAGGCCATCATCGCCTCTGTTAAAAAGACTGGATGCGCTGTCACCTGCGAGAACAGCAACGTGGTTGGCGGTTTCCGTGCAGCTGTGCTGGAAGCCATCTCCGAGGATTGCCCGGTGCCCGTGCGTGGCATCGGCATCCAGGATCACTTCGGCGAGGTGGGCTTCGTGCCCTTCCTCAAGGAGAAATATGGCATGCGCGCCGAAGACATCGTCAAGGCCGCAAAATCCATCATTGCGAAAAAGTAA
- a CDS encoding Maf family protein, giving the protein MARLVLASASPRRVQMLRGRGYAFRTLACPLPERCDAGLACDALVCALAEQKARYALARVEAGCVVLGADTAVCLEGAALGKPKDAQDAMRMLALLSGRTHTVYTGVCILQRGAPAHIFACGTRVTFRALSQGEIARYVAGGEPMDKAGAYSIQGGAGAFVSRIEGDFDTVVGLPMDKVAHALAAMGVVPQPIEIRGDERDV; this is encoded by the coding sequence GTGGCGCGATTGGTGCTGGCATCGGCTTCCCCGCGCAGGGTGCAGATGCTGCGCGGGCGCGGTTACGCGTTCCGCACGCTGGCCTGCCCGCTGCCCGAGCGCTGCGACGCGGGCCTTGCCTGCGATGCGCTGGTGTGCGCGCTTGCAGAGCAAAAGGCGCGTTACGCGCTTGCGCGCGTGGAGGCGGGGTGCGTGGTACTGGGCGCGGATACGGCGGTGTGCCTAGAGGGCGCGGCGCTGGGCAAGCCCAAAGACGCGCAGGATGCCATGCGGATGCTGGCGTTGCTTTCGGGGCGGACGCATACGGTCTACACGGGCGTGTGTATCCTGCAGCGGGGCGCGCCCGCTCACATCTTCGCCTGCGGCACGCGCGTGACCTTCCGCGCGCTTTCGCAAGGAGAGATCGCCCGCTACGTGGCGGGCGGCGAGCCCATGGACAAGGCGGGGGCCTACAGCATCCAAGGCGGCGCGGGTGCATTTGTTTCGCGCATTGAAGGGGATTTTGACACGGTTGTGGGGCTGCCTATGGACAAGGTGGCGCATGCGCTGGCCGCAATGGGCGTTGTGCCCCAGCCGATTGAGATAAGGGGAGACGAGAGGGATGTTTAA